The sequence CCCAGGCGGCGAAGAGCCGCGATGCGCTGATGGCCGTCGATGACGACATAGCGGCCCGGCGCCTCGCGCTCGGGGACCACCACGATCGGCTGTCGCTGGCCGTTCTCTTCCAGGCACAGCCGTAGGCGACGCTGCCGATCGCGACTGTGAGCGCGCAGCGAGGCATAGGGCATCTCCAACTGGTGCCATTCCAATTCCATGACGGCTCCTTCTGAAGACACACCTCTGCCTTCTGGGACAAGGCCCCAGACACAATCCACCTCGGCGAACCCTTATCGCCCGCGACGCGGCGGTCTCACTCGGCGCCTTCGCAGGCACCGCACCCCGCAGATGCAGCAGCGCAAGCCGGTTCGCGCCAAATA comes from bacterium and encodes:
- a CDS encoding ParB N-terminal domain-containing protein; translated protein: MELEWHQLEMPYASLRAHSRDRQRRLRLCLEENGQRQPIVVVPEREAPGRYVVIDGHQRIAALRRLG